One Lepus europaeus isolate LE1 unplaced genomic scaffold, mLepTim1.pri SCAFFOLD_29, whole genome shotgun sequence DNA segment encodes these proteins:
- the LOC133754830 gene encoding LOW QUALITY PROTEIN: vomeronasal type-2 receptor 116-like (The sequence of the model RefSeq protein was modified relative to this genomic sequence to represent the inferred CDS: inserted 3 bases in 3 codons; substituted 1 base at 1 genomic stop codon) → MILVKIPRKIQRTFKHKMWLWKNYQYVLTFHFTIQEINKDSHLLPNLSLGFQFYNAFSSDQXHLWSTLSWLSGGNILLPNYTCQTQEKSVAIIAGSTAAFSAEIGMLLELYKIPQLTYGPFDPMLNDKDQFPSLXQMAINNSSLVYGMISLLLHFGWTWVALFVSDDTKGEWFLQDLKAEMVKKGLCVAFEVKLPATKRMFASTDISFLTRLRSSSANVHILYGEVRSLINVGIAGPYFLTTGKVWVMAAKWDIVVHETYHMLHSLHGGFSFSPHRGEIPGFKHFLKTVSPSQYPEDFYLSKLWLHIFDCLPAGSLCGKIGVCPPNASIEFFPGDIDMMTISDSSYLVYNAVYAVAHVLHNMLLEKAETGSPGDIAQPMLLPWQLHPFLKKIKFTNSAGDDISFHESRDHMAQYDVQNIGNFPGGLQLLVKTGEFSSXSPHEQVLVISEEMIEWPLAFKEIPKSVCSQSCVPGFRKVPQEGKPLCCYTCVLCPERDISNHTDAEQCIQCSEDEYPNSERNRCLSKLVTFLDFEESLGMALTCMALCFSVITAAVLGAFMKHRDTLIVKANNQSLSYILLISLLLCFLCSLLXIDRPNTATCILQQITFGLVFTVAVSTVLATTIIVILAFKVLKPGRTMRQLLISRASNSVIPICSMIQLIFCGIWLGTTPPFIDKDAHSEHGHIIIMCNKDSVTAFCCVLGYLGTLAMGSFIVAFLSRNLPDTFNEAKFLTFSMLVFCSVWVTFLPVNYSTKGKVMVAVEVFSILASSVGLLGCIFVPKCYIIRMRPEMNTLKYFNNRKCSKIF, encoded by the exons GTGGTTGTGGAAGAACTACCAGTATGTGCTGACCTTTCACTTTACCATCCAGGAAATTAATAAAGACAGCCACCTACTTCCCAATTTGTCTTTGGGCTTCCAGTTCTACAATGCTTTTTCCAGTGATC TTCATCTGTGGAGCACTCTGAGTTGGCTTTCTGGAGGCAATATACTTCTCCCTAATTACACTTGCCAGACACAAGAAAAATCAGTTGCAATTATTGCTGGAAGTACAGCAGCATTTTCTGCTGAAATTGGAATGCTGTTGGAGCTCTACAAAATCCCACAG ctaACATATGGCCCATTTGATCCCATGCTAAATGACAAAGACCAGTTTCCATCTCTCTAACAGATGGCTATCAATAATAGTTCTCTAGTTTATGGAATGATCTCTTTGTTGCTGCATTTTGGCTGGACATGGGTGGCACTCTTTGTATCTGATGATACAAAAGGAGAGTGGTTTCTTCAAGATCTCAAAGCAGAGATGGTAAAAAAAGGTCTCTGTGTGGCTTTTGAAGTGAAACTCCCTGCTACTAAGAGAATGTTTGCATCAACTGATATCAGTTTCTTGACTAGGCTCAGAAGTTCATCTGCAAATGTCCATATACTATATGGAGAAGTAAGGAGCCTCATcaatgtgggcattgcaggacCGTACTTTTTAACCACAGGGAAGGTGTGGGTCATGGCAGCAAAGTGGGATATTGTCGTACATGAGACATACCACATGCTACATTCTTTGCATGGAGGCTTCTCATTTTCTCCCCACAGgggagaaattcctggcttcaaacaTTTCCTAAAGACAGTGAGCCCTTCCCAATACCCAGAAGACTTCTACCTGAGTAAACTGTGGCTCCACATTTTTGACTGTTTACCTGCTGGGTCACTTTGTGGAAAAATTGGAGTGTGCCCACCAAATGCTTCCATTGAATTTTTCCCTGGAGACATTGACATGATGACCATATCTGACTCCAGTTATTTGGTCTACAATGCTGTGTATGCAGTTGCCCATGTCCTCCATaatatgcttttggagaaagcaGAAACAGGATCCCCAGGAGATATAGCCCAGCCTATGCTTCTTCCCTGGCAG CTTcatccatttttaaagaaaataaaatttactaacaGTGCTGGGGATGACATATCCTTTCATGAATCAAGAGACCATATGGCACAGTATGATGTCCAGAACATTGGAAATTTTCCTGGTGGTCTTCAATTGTTGGTTAAAACTGGAGAGTTTTCCT TAAGTCCACATGAACAAGTCTTGGTCATCAGTGAAGAGATGATAGAATGGCCTCTTGCATTCAAAGAG aTTCCCAAATCTGTGTGTAGCCAGAGCTGTGTTCCTGGATTTAGAAAAGTGCCAcaggaaggaaaacctctctgctGTTATACATGTGTTCTTTGTCCAGAGAGAGATATTTCTAATCATACAG ATGCAGAGCAGTGTATTCAGTGTTCAGAGGACGAGTACCCAAACAGTGAGAGAAATCGCTGCCTCTCCAAGCTGGTGACCTTCTTAGATTTTGAGGAATCCCTTGGGATGGCTCTGACCTGCATGGCCCTATGCTTCTCTGTCATCACAGCTGCAGTTTTGGGTGCCTTCATGAAGCATCGAGACACTCTCATAGTCAAGGCCAATAACCAGTCTCTCAGCTACATCTTGCTCATCTCCCTCCTCCTGTGCTTCCTCTGTTCCTTAC ATATTGACCGTCccaacacagccacttgtatcctCCAGCAAATAACATTTGGTCTTGTGTTCACAGTGGCTGTTTCTACCGTGCTGGCCACAACAATTATTGTGATTCTGGCCTTCAAGGTTCTGAAGCCTGGAAGAACAATGAGGCAGTTGCTGATATCAAGAGCTTCTAACTCTGTCATTCCTATCTGCTCCATGATCCAGCTGATTTTTTGTGGTATTTGGTTGGGAACCACTCCTCCTTTTATTGACAAAGATGCACACTCTGAGCATGGCCACATCATCATTATGTGCAACAAGGACTCGGTCACTGCCTTCTGCTGTGTCCTAGGATACCTGGGCACCTTGGCCATGGGGAGCTTCATCGTGGCTTTCCTATCCAGGAATCTTCCTGACACATTCAATGAAGCCAAGTTCCTGACATTCAGCATGCTGGTATTCTGCAGTGTCTGGGTCACCTTCCTCCCTGTCAACTACAGCACCAAGGGGAAGGTCATGGTGGCTGTGGAGGTCTTCTCTATCTTGGCCTCTAGTGTGGGGCTCCTGGGCTGCATATTTGTCCCCAAGTGCTACATTATTCGCATGAGACCTGAgatgaatactttaaaatattttaacaacagAAAATGTTCTAAGATAttctga